GCAGAACAATCATGAACCCGTATTGATCCGAAAACTCATCATGATTTTTTGTTAAGGCCCAGGAATAGCGCGCTTCTGTCGTCAGGGCATAGCGTCCTTGGGCCCAAAGTTCGGCTTGTGCGCCGAAGTCCAAGCCGGTTTCGGCATTTTCGTGCGCATATGTTTTTACAGGATCGACGGGGAAAGAGTTATAGACCTTTTCTGAATCTCCCAAGGGATAAGAAGTATACAGTGACATCACGGCGCTATAGCGACTGCCGAACCAGCGCCGATATCCTGCCGCCGCATGGACCACTTGAGTGTCTTCGATAACTACATAGCCGTCTTTGCGTCCCACAAAACTTTTGTTCATAAATGTAGTTGTGAACTCCAGGCTGCCTCGATCATTCACATCGCCAATAATCACCCAATTCAAACCAGTCCGATATCCACGCTCAGCCCCTTCCCCATCGTAGTTTGTCCGATAGAAATAAGGCCCCATTGAGGTGTGAACATTTCCTCTTTGCGGAGTATAGGCCTCAGCGTCCTCTAAAAAAGAAAACAACAAAATAAAGGACAAGATACTAAAAACTAGTTTACAGTGGTCCATGTAGGGAGATTAAGTTTTGATCGGAAAAATACAATCAAAATTTTCAATGAGACGGCAATGGCGGGCGTTTCTCTGCGCCGGCATTGTTTCGCTGTCTTCGGTCTCGGGTCAGGCCGCCTACGAGACTGTCGAAGAAACTCTCATTCGTCAGAATATCAATGTATCAGAGTGGCTGGATAGCGTGGCTGACGGTCTGGACTTGTTTTTAGCGGGTGAGCGCTACACGACTAGGCCCAATAAGACAGCGGTGACTCTGGAAAACTCTGGTTATTACACCGAGGCGGATGGGGTTTCCGGGGCGTTCAACTTCAATATAGATTTGCGTCTTCCCAATGTGGAAGAATATTGGCAGCTGACCTTTACAAGTTACGACGAAAACGAAGAGCGGGACGCCAAAACCAAATATCTTCGGACAGAACCCCGCGAAAGAAATTATGGAGCGTCGCTAAGTCTTTTTAAAAGAATGGGTGAAATCAGAACGTCTTTTCAGCCACGGATTACCTTCGAGGGTACGCCGGCAATATCGCATTCACTGAAATTTGAAACCATTATTGAACAAAAGAAATATCGAATTAATCCCCATTTAGAATTTTATGCCACCCCTGGGAAAGGGGCCGGTATCTTTGAGGCTTTGAACTTCAACTGGCCCTTAAGTGCCATGTACTCTTTGACTTTGATTAATGAAGGCGACTATCAAAGTCGACCCCATGTCTTTACCGCAACGAATGGTTTATCCCTGGGGCAGAGTTTCACGAAAAGCAGGTCTTTGTCTTACGCCATATTCGTAACCTCGTCCAATCGTCCGAACTACCAGTTGGCTGGATATAACTTTTCTGTGACCTGGAGGCATATTCTCTTAAAAAGAATTTTGGACTACGATGTCATTCCCAATTTGGATTTTGTGCGTGAAAGAAACTTCGCCGTGAATCCGGGACTGACTGTTAACGTGAATTTGCATTTTTAGATGCTGCCTTTGCGGCCATCTTATTAAATTAGTCAGAACTTTATTCAGACAAAATCAGCAATAGTTTCTTGAGTGTTTCTAAAACCCGGGGTTAGCGTCTGAGATCCAGTCATTTTGACGACTCAGAAAAACTTACGAAGGAGACACCGTGAAAAAGTACCTAATGTCATTCATGCTCTTGATGTCATTGACGACAAACGCCCAAGAGTCCGCCGATTATCGACCGCTAGATGACTTGATGTCACCGGATGAAATCGCCGAGGAAAATGGCTTTCCCCGCACTGAAATCCCCCTGGTCATAAAAACAGTAGAGGACGTCGCTCGTACAGAGGCCTTGGATATATTCCGCGAGTATCCGGTGATACTGATCATTAATAAGAAGGAAAGTGGGCCTGGTGCTCAGCGCATGAAAGTCTATTTGAACGGCTATCTGACTTATGATTGGCCCGTTTCGACCGGAAGAGAAAGATGGGAAACTGCTAAAAGTGGGCGCACTTATTTTTCCGTCACTCCCGCGGGCTTCTTCTATCCTTATATGTTGAACAAAGATCACTATTCAGAAACTTGGCAAACGCCGATGCCCTACAGCGTGTTCTTTAATGGTGGCATTGCTGTTCATGCGACGACTCCAGGACTTTATAAATACTTGGGCACTCGAGCTTCGGGCGGATGCGTGCGCCTTCATCACGAAAATGCCGCGTTTGTCTTTAATCGCATTCAGTCGGAAGGCCGAGGCCTGGTTCCTGTGATCAATCGCAATGGCACGGTCTCTCGTGATCGCCGCGGCAATGTGATACGCAGGGTCAACTATCGTACGCTCGTCATCGTCGAAGATCGATAGTGAAGGTGACTTGTCAGGTGTCAGCTTTTGCAGTAAAAATTTTGAATGAGCCATTCCCTACAAGATGAATTCAAGCTTCACAAAGATTTATCTCCCGAGGGAGCGGCTTTTCTAGCGGAACTGGAAAGAAATATTGC
This genomic interval from Bdellovibrio sp. ArHS contains the following:
- a CDS encoding L,D-transpeptidase, which translates into the protein MKKYLMSFMLLMSLTTNAQESADYRPLDDLMSPDEIAEENGFPRTEIPLVIKTVEDVARTEALDIFREYPVILIINKKESGPGAQRMKVYLNGYLTYDWPVSTGRERWETAKSGRTYFSVTPAGFFYPYMLNKDHYSETWQTPMPYSVFFNGGIAVHATTPGLYKYLGTRASGGCVRLHHENAAFVFNRIQSEGRGLVPVINRNGTVSRDRRGNVIRRVNYRTLVIVEDR